A DNA window from Danio aesculapii chromosome 14, fDanAes4.1, whole genome shotgun sequence contains the following coding sequences:
- the ndufs8b gene encoding NADH:ubiquinone oxidoreductase core subunit S8b: MEMTLRILFSSCRTGTFAARLGPVRPFSLTVHRGGYKYVNAEELPSDLKSITDRAAQTLLLTELCRGLTMAVSYMFREPATINYPFEKGPLSPRFRGEHALRRYPNGEERCIACKLCEAVCPAQAITIEAETRVDGSRRTTRYDIDMTKCIYCGFCQEACPVDAIVEGPNFEYSTETHEELLYNKEKLLNNGDRWEVEIAANIQADYLYR, from the exons ATGGAAATGACATTGCGCATACTGTTTTCTTCATGCCGCACAG GCACTTTTGCAGCCAGACTTGGGCCTGTCCGTCCCTTCAGCCTTACCGTTCACAGAGGAGGCTACA AGTATGTGAATGCTGAAGAATTGCCTTCTGACCTGAAGTCCATCACAGACCGTGCAGCACAGACACTGCTGTTGACCGAACTGTGCAGAG GTTTGACCATGGCCGTGAGTTACATGTTTAGAGAACCAGCTACGATCAACTACCCCTTTGAGAAAGGCCCTCTCTCTCCACGTTTTCGCGGTGAGCATGCCCTACGCAGATACCCAAACGGAGAGGAGCGCTGTATCGCATGCAAACTGTGTGAAGCTGTCTGTCCTGCTCAG GCCATCACAATAGAAGCAGAGACTCGTGTAGACGGCAGCAGAAGAACAACCCGTTATGATATTGACATGACCAAATGCATCTACTGTGGATTCTGTCAGGAGGCCTGTCCTGTGGATGCAATCGTAGAG GGCCCTAATTTTGAGTACTCCACTGAGACGCATGAAGAGCTGCTGTATAATAAAGAGAAATTGCTGAATAATGGAGATCGATGGGAGGTTGAAATTGCTGCTAACATCCAGGCGGATTACCTGTACAGATGA
- the LOC130240971 gene encoding LOW QUALITY PROTEIN: GTP-binding nuclear protein Ran-like (The sequence of the model RefSeq protein was modified relative to this genomic sequence to represent the inferred CDS: inserted 1 base in 1 codon), whose amino-acid sequence MAENEPQVQFKLVLVGDGGTGKTTFVKRHLTGEFEKKYVATLGVEVHPLVFHTNRGAIKYNVWDTAGQEKFGGLRDGYYIQAQCAIIMFDVTSRVTYXNVPNWHRDLVRVCENIPIVLCGNKVDIKDRKVKAKSIVFHRKKNLQYYDISAKSNYNFEKPFLWLARKLIGDPNLEFVEMPALAPPEIAMDPTLAAQYEHDLKVASETALPDEDDDL is encoded by the exons ATGGCGGAGAACGAGCCACAAGTTCAGTTTAAG CTGGTTCTGGTAGGTGATGGAGGTACGGGGAAAACCACCTTCGTGAAGAGACACTTGACTGGGGAATTTGAAAAGAAATATGTTG CTACACTTGGAGTTGAGGTACATCCCCTGGTCTTCCACACTAACAGAGGAGCCATCAAATATAATGTATGGGACACAGCCGGACAAGAGAAGTTCGGTGGCCTGAGAGATGGCTATTACATCCAGG CTCAGTGTGCAATCATCATGTTTGATGTAACTTCTCGAGTCACCT AAAATGTGCCCAACTGGCATCGTGACTTGGTGCGCGTGTGCGAGAACATTCCCATAGTGCTTTGTGGTAACAAAGTGGACATCAAGGACAGGAAGGTCAAAGCAAAGAGCATCGTGTTCCACCGTAAGAAGAATCTACAG TACTATGACATCTCTGCCAAGAGTAATTATAACTTTGAGAAGCCCTTCCTGTGGCTCGCACGGAAGCTGATTGGAGATCCCAATCTGGAGTTTGTGGAAATGCCTGCGCTTGCACCACCTGAAATTGCTATGGACCCAACACTTGCTGCACAGTATGAGCACGACTTGAAA gTGGCATCAGAAACAGCTCTCCCAGATGAAGATGACGACCTTTAA